In one Musa acuminata AAA Group cultivar baxijiao chromosome BXJ2-5, Cavendish_Baxijiao_AAA, whole genome shotgun sequence genomic region, the following are encoded:
- the LOC135586531 gene encoding pentatricopeptide repeat-containing protein At3g22470, mitochondrial-like, with protein MRKTLDRAFKSRVLNQFHKRLDIGKVSPFDSEIAGCLASDAFCPKYRCKNVIFFSSVNHNPTLNLDPSPLLGTSFEERCDFDDSKALDAGKHVNAKDIADVNDEPKSGRHFGESDDPDEDVESDEEMEREDGNADVELGVLDLFDRSREDKENKKEPLEEARDESGHPMVRETCKLIELRHMWNPKLEGELRHLLRCLNSHQVSAVLRSQSDERIAVNFFYWADRQWRYRHAPEVYYTMLELLSKTKLCQASRRALRLMIRRRISRRPQDFAHLMVSYSRAGKLRSAMRVLNLMQKDGCAPDLCICNTTIHVLIMAKRFEKALRFFDRMQRAGVTPDVVTYNCLIKGFCDANRVGDAMKMIREMPLKGSLPDKISYYTVISFLCKEKRVGEVRDLLKEMEIKANLIPDPVTYSTVIHVLSKHGHADEALEFFRETEEKGFQVDKVGYSAIVHAFCLDGRMEEAKEIVNEMLSKGCLPDVVTYSAVVNGFCRIGKIDQARKILRHMYKNGYKPNTVTYTSLLNGLCRIGSSLEALEMLNKSEEEWWTPSVVTYSVVMHGLRREGKLKEACELVMQMLGNGFFPTTVEVNLLIHALCRDGKPGDAKKFMEDCQSKGCTINVVNFTTVIHGFCQEGDLQSAFSLLDDMYLSNRHPDVVTYTVIVDALGKKGEFEKATELVKKMLHRGFIPSPVTYRTVIHRYCEKGRVEDLLKLLEKMLVRREFGTAYNQVIEKLCVFGKLDEAYKVLGKVLRTASKSDAHTCHILMESYMKKGLSLQSYKVACRMFHRNLIPDMKLCQKLSSKLIAEGHSDEGGRLLIKFVERGLTLPQHQ; from the coding sequence ATGCGTAAAACCCTAGATAGGGCTTTCAAATCTAGGGTTCTTAACCAATTCCACAAGCGTCTCGATATCGGAAAGGTGAGCCCTTTTGATTCTGAGATCGCCGGTTGCTTGGCTTCCGATGCATTTTGCCCAAAATATCGGTGCAAAAACGTGATCTTTTTCTCATCCGTTAACCATAACCCAACTTTGAATCTTGATCCTAGCCCACTTTTGGGTACCTCATTCGAGGAAAGATGCGATTTTGATGACTCAAAGGCGCTGGATGCCGGTAAACATGTGAATGCCAAGGACATCGCTGATGTGAATGATGAACCTAAGTCAGGTCGCCACTTCGGAGAATCAGATGATCCCGATGAGGATGtggaatccgatgaagaaatggaGCGTGAAGACGGGAATGCAGATGTTGAACTTGGGGTTCTGGATTTGTTCGATCGGAGTCGAGAAGacaaggaaaacaaaaaagaGCCATTAGAAGAAGCAAGAGATGAATCAGGACACCCGATGGTTAGAGAAACATGTAAGTTGATTGAGTTGCGGCACATGTGGAATCCAAAGCTTGAGGGGGAACTAAGGCACCTTCTGAGATGCCTTAATTCCCATCAAGTTAGTGCAGTGCTCCGTTCCCAGTCAGATGAGCGTATTGCAGTGAACTTCTTCTACTGGGCTGACCGGCAGTGGAGGTACCGGCATGCACCTGAGGTGTATTACACAATGCTTGAGCTATTAAGCAAGACGAAGCTCTGCCAGGCGTCCAGGCGGGCCCTAAGGCTGATGATTCGCCGAAGGATAAGCCGGCGGCCCCAAGACTTTGCTCATTTGATGGTCTCATACAGCCGAGCAGGAAAGCTCAGAAGTGCAATGCGGGTCTTGAATTTGATGCAGAAAGATGGCTGTGCACCGGATCTTTGCATTTGCAACACTACGATCCATGTACTCATAATGGCCAAACGGTTTGAGAAGGCTTTGAGGTTCTTTGACCGAATGCAGAGGGCTGGGGTTACTCCTGATGTGGTCACTTACAATTGCTTGATAAAGGGGTTCTGTGATGCCAACAGGGTTGGCGATGCTATGAAAATGATCAGGGAGATGCCTCTTAAGGGCAGCCTGCCAGACAAGATCAGCTACTACACGGTAATCAGTTTCTTATGTAAAGAGAAAAGAGTTGGGGAGGTTAGAGATTTACTTAAGGAGATGGAAATCAAGGCTAATCTCATCCCTGACCCGGTCACTTACAGTACAGTGATCCATGTCCTCTCGAAGCATGGGCATGCTGATGAAGCCCTTGAGTTTTTTAGAGAAACAGAGGAGAAGGGTTTTCAAGTTGACAAAGTTGGATATAGTGCAATTGTACATGCTTTTTGTCTTGATGGGAGGATGGAGGAGGCCAAGGAAATTGTTAATGAGATGTTGTCTAAGGGCTGTCTTCCAGATGTTGTGACATACAGTGCAGTTGTTAATGGATTTTGCCGCATAGGGAAGATAGATCAAGCAAGGAAAATTCTGAGACATATGTATAAGAATGGCTACAAGCCCAACACAGTTACATACACTTCCTTGTTAAATGGATTGTGCAGAATTGGTTCCTCATTAGAGGCACTGGAAATGTTGAACAAGAGCGAGGAGGAGTGGTGGACTCCTAGTGTTGTGACATACAGTGTCGTTATGCATGGACTAAGGCGAGAGGGGAAATTAAAGGAGGCCTGTGAATTGGTCATGCAGATGCTAGGAAATGGTTTCTTTCCCACTACAGTTGAGGTCAATTTGCTAATTCATGCACTCTGCAGGGATGGGAAGCCAGGAGATGCAAAGAAGTTCATGGAGGATTGTCAGAGCAAGGGATGTACAATCAATGTGGTAAATTTCACCACTGTTATTCATGGATTCTGCCAGGAGGGTGATTTACAATCTGCATTCTCTTTGCTGGATGACATGTATCTCAGTAACAGACATCCTGATGTTGTAACTTACACGGTTATTGTTGATGCGTTGGGAAAGAAAGGCGAATTTGAAAAAGCAACTGAACTTGTAAAGAAAATGCTCCACAGGGGTTTTATTCCCTCACCTGTTACTTACAGGACGGTTATCCATAGGTACTGTGAGAAAGGTAGAGTGGAAGATTTACTTAAGTTGCTGGAGAAGATGCTTGTGAGGCGGGAATTTGGAACCGCATACAATCAAGTAATCGAGAAGCTTTGTGTGTTTGGTAAACTTGACGAGGCTTATAAGGTCCTGGGGAAGGTTTTGAGGACAGCCTCAAAGTCAGATGCCCATACATGCCACATTTTGATGGAAAGTTACATGAAGAAAGGCCTTTCTTTGCAGTCATATAAAGTGGCCTGTAGAATGTTCCATAGAAACCTGATACCTGATATGAAACTTTGTCAGAAACTCAGCAGCAAGCTAATTGCAGAAGGACATTCTGATGAGGGAGGAAGGCTTCTGATTAAGTTTGTTGAGAGAGGACTAACTTTGCCTCAGCATCAGTAA